A portion of the Rhodococcus pseudokoreensis genome contains these proteins:
- the ftsZ gene encoding cell division protein FtsZ has translation MTPPHNYLAVIKVVGIGGGGVNAVNRMIEQGLKGVEFIAVNTDAQALLMSDADVKLDVGRELTRGLGAGADPEVGRKAAEDHKDEIEEVLKGADMVFVTAGEGGGTGTGGAPVVASIARKLGALTVGVVTRPFSFEGKRRGGQADTGIQSLRESCDTLIVIPNDRLLQLGDAAVSLMDAFRSADEVLLNGVQGITDLITTPGLINVDFADVKGVMSGAGSALMGIGSSRGEGRAIKAAESAINSPLLEASMEGARGVLLSIAGGSDLGLFEINEAASLVQEAAHIDANIIFGTVIDDSLGDEVRVTVIAAGFDGGTPTRRPVESGAAGRSAIGAGRAGEVGQSAEQQNSEPMSVTRETISSHQGPSSLPPLPGNGQSRAVPVSDEEGEDEVDVPSFMRR, from the coding sequence ATGACGCCCCCGCACAACTACCTCGCCGTAATAAAGGTCGTCGGCATCGGCGGCGGCGGCGTGAACGCAGTCAACCGGATGATCGAGCAGGGACTCAAGGGAGTCGAGTTCATTGCCGTCAACACCGACGCGCAAGCGCTGCTGATGAGTGACGCCGACGTCAAGCTCGACGTCGGCCGGGAACTCACCCGCGGGCTCGGCGCCGGCGCGGATCCCGAAGTCGGCCGCAAGGCCGCAGAAGACCACAAGGACGAGATCGAGGAAGTCCTCAAGGGCGCCGACATGGTGTTCGTGACCGCAGGCGAGGGCGGCGGCACCGGTACCGGTGGCGCACCGGTCGTGGCGAGTATCGCGCGCAAACTCGGAGCCCTCACCGTCGGTGTCGTCACCCGGCCCTTCTCCTTCGAGGGCAAGCGCCGCGGCGGTCAGGCCGACACCGGCATCCAGTCGCTGCGTGAATCGTGCGACACCCTCATCGTGATCCCCAACGACCGCCTGCTGCAGCTCGGCGACGCCGCGGTCAGCCTCATGGACGCGTTCCGCAGTGCCGACGAGGTTCTGCTCAACGGTGTCCAGGGCATCACCGACCTCATCACCACCCCCGGACTGATCAACGTCGACTTCGCCGACGTCAAGGGAGTCATGTCCGGTGCGGGTAGCGCGCTGATGGGCATCGGATCCTCGCGCGGTGAGGGCCGGGCCATCAAGGCCGCGGAATCCGCGATCAACTCCCCGCTGCTGGAGGCGTCGATGGAGGGTGCGCGCGGCGTGCTGCTCTCGATCGCCGGTGGCAGCGACCTCGGCCTGTTCGAGATCAACGAGGCTGCGTCGCTGGTCCAGGAAGCCGCCCACATCGACGCCAACATCATCTTCGGTACCGTCATCGACGATTCGCTCGGCGACGAGGTGCGGGTCACCGTCATCGCCGCCGGGTTCGACGGCGGAACCCCCACCCGCAGGCCGGTCGAGTCGGGTGCCGCCGGTCGCAGCGCCATCGGCGCCGGACGGGCGGGCGAGGTCGGGCAGTCGGCCGAGCAGCAGAACAGCGAGCCGATGTCGGTGACCCGCGAGACGATCAGCTCGCACCAGGGCCCGAGCAGTCTGCCGCCGCTTCCCGGGAACGGGCAGTCCCGTGCGGTGCCGGTGTCCGACGAGGAGGGTGAAGACGAAGTCGACGTGCCCTCCTTCATGCGTCGTTGA
- the pgeF gene encoding peptidoglycan editing factor PgeF, with product MSSPSAPEFRVRRVVTTRAGGRSVAPYDTFNLGDHVGDDPAAVEANRRRLAGEIGVPFDHLVWMEQIHSRNVTVVDGPTDTPVPATDALVTTVRGLALATLSADCVPVLLSDDEAGVIAAVHAGRIGARIGIVPRVLDVMVEQGARIDRIGAFLGPAASGRQYEVPAAMQADVEKFLPGSAVRTVKGTPGLDLRAGLRKQLLDAGVAGVAEDPRCTIEDQTLFSHRRQAPTGRLAAVIWMDTGQDSV from the coding sequence TTGAGTTCGCCGTCCGCCCCCGAGTTCAGGGTTCGCCGGGTCGTCACCACCCGTGCCGGAGGACGCTCCGTCGCACCGTACGACACGTTCAACCTCGGTGATCACGTCGGCGACGATCCGGCTGCGGTGGAGGCGAACCGGCGCCGTCTCGCGGGCGAGATCGGCGTGCCGTTCGACCACCTGGTGTGGATGGAGCAGATCCACAGCCGCAACGTGACCGTCGTCGACGGGCCCACCGACACGCCGGTGCCCGCGACGGACGCGCTGGTGACGACGGTGCGGGGGCTCGCGCTCGCGACCCTCAGCGCCGACTGCGTCCCGGTGCTGCTCTCCGACGACGAGGCCGGGGTGATCGCCGCCGTCCACGCCGGCCGGATCGGCGCCCGCATCGGCATCGTTCCGCGGGTTCTCGACGTCATGGTCGAGCAGGGAGCGCGGATCGATCGGATCGGCGCGTTCCTGGGTCCGGCGGCGAGTGGCAGGCAGTACGAGGTGCCCGCGGCGATGCAGGCGGACGTCGAGAAGTTCCTTCCCGGCAGCGCCGTCCGCACCGTCAAGGGGACCCCCGGTCTCGACCTGCGGGCAGGTCTGCGGAAGCAACTGCTCGACGCGGGGGTCGCGGGAGTTGCGGAGGATCCGCGCTGCACCATCGAGGACCAGACGCTGTTCAGTCATCGCCGCCAGGCCCCGACCGGTCGGCTCGCGGCGGTGATCTGGATGGATACTGGGCAGGACAGCGTGTGA
- a CDS encoding YggS family pyridoxal phosphate-dependent enzyme, with amino-acid sequence MSRVGDIEAALGAVRARLDAACRDAGRDPSEVSLLPVTKFFPESDARILYDLGCREFGESREQEATAKIAEFRNAVTDPSVRWHMIGHLQRNKAKAIAHWAYAIHSVDSERLVGALGRAATTALEAGERPTPLRVLLQVSLDGDPQRGGAAIADLDRLAAQVQSSPGLEYRGLMAVPPIDADPDAAFEELQKIHVRLQRDHPDATELSAGMTNDLEHAVRHGSTCVRVGTALLGSRPITSK; translated from the coding sequence ATGAGCAGGGTCGGGGACATCGAGGCTGCGCTCGGCGCCGTGCGCGCACGGCTCGACGCGGCGTGCCGGGACGCCGGCCGCGACCCCTCGGAGGTGTCGCTCCTGCCCGTCACGAAGTTCTTCCCCGAATCGGACGCGCGGATCCTGTACGACCTCGGCTGCCGTGAATTCGGGGAGTCGCGGGAGCAGGAGGCCACGGCCAAGATCGCGGAGTTCCGCAACGCGGTGACGGACCCGTCGGTGCGGTGGCACATGATCGGGCACCTGCAGCGCAACAAGGCGAAGGCCATCGCGCACTGGGCGTATGCGATCCACTCGGTGGACAGCGAACGACTCGTCGGCGCCCTCGGCCGCGCGGCGACCACGGCCCTGGAGGCGGGGGAGCGGCCCACGCCGCTGCGGGTGCTGCTGCAGGTCAGTCTGGACGGTGATCCGCAGCGCGGCGGCGCCGCGATCGCCGACCTCGATCGCCTTGCCGCGCAGGTGCAGTCGTCGCCGGGGCTCGAGTACCGCGGACTGATGGCGGTTCCGCCGATCGACGCAGACCCGGACGCGGCGTTCGAGGAACTGCAGAAGATACACGTGCGGTTGCAGCGCGACCATCCGGATGCGACGGAACTCTCGGCGGGCATGACGAATGATCTCGAGCACGCCGTCCGACACGGGTCCACCTGCGTGCGTGTCGGAACCGCGCTGTTGGGTTCGAGGCCTATAACCTCGAAATAG
- a CDS encoding cell division protein SepF, translated as MSSLHKFKAYFGMVPLDDYEDEYLDEPEPARRPARPARDGGRDPYLDRDDRDFAEPAFSKAAYAPGRRDDLDDDFDRYESPRHSSRVEPVAVRSARPSASGAVRGSTRGALAVDTRSDRVESRRGPLFDEGGPLSKITTLRPRDYGEARTIGERFRDGTPVIMDLVEMSNADAKRLVDFAAGLAFALRGSFDKVATKVFLLSPADIDVSAEERRRIAETGFYSQK; from the coding sequence ATGAGCAGTCTGCACAAGTTCAAGGCTTACTTCGGCATGGTTCCCCTCGACGACTACGAGGACGAGTACCTGGACGAGCCGGAACCTGCGCGCAGGCCCGCTCGACCGGCGCGCGACGGTGGACGCGATCCGTACCTCGACCGTGACGACCGCGACTTCGCCGAACCGGCCTTCAGCAAGGCCGCCTACGCGCCCGGTCGCCGGGACGACCTGGACGACGACTTCGACCGCTACGAGAGCCCCCGGCACTCGTCCCGGGTGGAACCCGTGGCCGTCCGGTCGGCACGTCCCAGCGCGAGCGGTGCTGTGCGCGGCAGCACCCGCGGCGCGCTCGCCGTCGACACGCGATCCGACCGGGTCGAGAGCCGTCGCGGACCCCTCTTCGACGAAGGTGGCCCCCTGTCCAAGATCACCACGCTCCGCCCCCGCGACTACGGGGAGGCCCGCACCATCGGCGAGCGGTTCCGGGACGGCACCCCCGTCATCATGGATCTCGTCGAGATGAGCAACGCCGACGCCAAGCGCCTCGTGGATTTCGCCGCCGGTCTGGCATTCGCGCTGCGCGGGTCGTTCGACAAGGTGGCCACGAAGGTGTTCTTGCTCTCACCCGCAGACATCGACGTGTCCGCCGAGGAGCGTCGCCGCATCGCGGAAACCGGTTTCTACAGCCAGAAGTAA
- a CDS encoding YggT family protein, with the protein MALFSVIYLILFVFWLLLIGRIIVEFVRTFARDWRPTGVVVVILEAIFTVTDPPVKLLRRLIPPINLGGVRLDLSIMVLLFIVFILMSIVQGQARAAGVV; encoded by the coding sequence GTGGCCTTGTTCTCGGTGATCTACTTGATACTGTTTGTCTTTTGGCTGCTTCTCATCGGCAGAATCATTGTCGAGTTCGTACGGACCTTCGCACGAGACTGGCGGCCAACCGGCGTCGTGGTCGTCATTCTCGAAGCGATTTTTACGGTCACCGATCCACCGGTCAAACTGCTTCGGCGGTTGATCCCCCCGATCAATCTCGGTGGGGTGCGGTTGGATCTATCCATCATGGTCTTGCTGTTCATCGTCTTCATCCTGATGTCGATCGTTCAGGGACAAGCGCGTGCCGCGGGAGTGGTGTGA
- a CDS encoding DivIVA domain-containing protein encodes MPLTPADVHNVAFSKPPIGKRGYNEDEVDAFLDLVEQELSRLIEENADLRQRVGELDKELADAKKAPRSTSAAPTPAAKAEPARVVEQPKAPAAAPAPAPAAAAAPAPTQGADAHMQAAKVLGLAQEMADRLTSDAKTESEQLLGNARTNSEQLVSDARNRSETMISDARQKSEALITDAQTRSETQLRQAKEKADALQADAEKKHTEIMATINQQRSVLEGRIEQLKTFEREYRVRLKSYLESQLEELEQRGSAVPVDGGQDSFAQGGSQSNYSQSYAKGNS; translated from the coding sequence ATGCCGCTGACTCCCGCTGATGTGCACAATGTCGCGTTCAGCAAGCCACCGATCGGTAAGCGGGGCTACAACGAAGACGAAGTCGATGCGTTTCTCGACCTCGTCGAGCAAGAGTTGTCGCGCCTGATCGAGGAGAACGCCGACCTTCGGCAGCGAGTTGGGGAGCTCGACAAGGAGCTCGCCGATGCGAAGAAGGCTCCCCGCTCCACGTCTGCAGCACCCACTCCTGCCGCCAAGGCGGAGCCCGCTCGCGTCGTCGAGCAGCCCAAGGCGCCGGCTGCGGCGCCCGCTCCGGCCCCGGCCGCCGCGGCTGCCCCGGCTCCCACTCAGGGCGCCGACGCTCACATGCAGGCCGCCAAGGTTCTGGGTCTCGCCCAGGAGATGGCAGACCGTCTCACGAGCGACGCGAAGACCGAGTCCGAGCAGCTGCTCGGCAACGCACGCACCAACTCGGAGCAGTTGGTCAGCGACGCACGGAACCGTTCCGAGACGATGATCTCGGACGCCCGCCAGAAGTCGGAAGCACTGATCACCGACGCTCAGACCCGTTCCGAGACCCAGCTGCGCCAGGCCAAGGAGAAGGCCGACGCGCTGCAGGCGGACGCGGAGAAGAAGCACACCGAGATCATGGCGACGATCAACCAGCAGCGTTCGGTGCTGGAGGGTCGAATCGAACAGCTCAAGACGTTCGAGCGCGAATACCGTGTGCGCCTGAAGTCGTACCTGGAGTCGCAGCTCGAGGAACTGGAGCAGCGGGGATCCGCGGTTCCGGTGGACGGCGGTCAGGATTCGTTCGCGCAGGGTGGATCGCAGTCCAATTACAGCCAGTCCTACGCCAAGGGCAATAGCTGA
- the ileS gene encoding isoleucine--tRNA ligase: MTDTSNVTSSNESYPKVDYGVSQDAGVRFPQIEQRVLAGWDEDDTFRASVTQRDDAPEFVFYDGPPFANGLPHYGHLLTGYVKDLVPRFQTMRGKKVERRFGWDCHGLPAELEAEKQLGIKDKAEIDVMGLEKFNEYCKSSVLRYTDEWRDYVTRQARWVDFDNDYKTLDLDFMESVMWAFKELFDKGLIYQGFRVLPYSWYEQTPLSNQETRLDDAYKMRQDPAVTVDMPLRGEGPLDGANAIIWTTTPWTLPSNLAVAVHPDIDYVQVAGGDGKRYVLAKDRLGHYARELGEAPEVLSEHKGSELVGLSYDPPFDFFAGHDNAHRVLSADYVTTESGTGIVHMAPAFGEEDYDYCVRNGIELVQPLDPGGKFTAMVPPYEGLLVFDANPVIIKDLKAAGKLLRHETIEHSYPHSWRSGQPLIYMAVPSWFVAVTKFRDRMVELNQDITWVPEHIRDGQFGKWLEGARDWNISRNRYWGSPIPVWVSDDPAYPRTDVYGSLDELERDFGVRPTDLHRPMIDDLVRPNPDDPTGKSMMRRVPEVLDCWFESGSMPYAQVHYPFENREWFDSHFPGDFIVEYNGQTRGWFYTLHVLATALFDRPAFKTVAAHGIVLGEDGLKMSKSKGNYPDVKEVFERDGSDAMRWFLMSSPILRGGNLVVTEQGIREGVRQALLPLWNAWSFLQLYAPTSGEWRTDSTNVLDRYILAKLAGTRDVITDALETNDIAGACDELRTFCDALTNWYVRRSRSRFWDEDAEAVDTLHTVLEVVTRLAAPLLPLISEVIWRGLTGGRSVHLADWPAQGELPADAELVSAMDEVRSVCSTVLGLRKAQNLRVRLPLPEVTVAAEDAERLRPYLGLIADEVNVKKVDLTTDVDVHGRFELVVNARAAGPRLGKDVQTVIKAVKAGDWSENSDGVVVAAGIELLPEEYTQRLVAAEPESTAALPDGAGLVVLDSAVTEELEAEGWAKDRIRELQDARRAAGLEVSDRITVVLDVPAERRDWALAHRELIAGEILAVQLELAEAPTDAVELGEGVRAAITKA, translated from the coding sequence GTGACCGACACCAGCAACGTGACCAGCAGCAACGAGTCGTACCCCAAGGTCGATTACGGCGTCTCCCAGGACGCCGGCGTCCGGTTCCCCCAGATCGAGCAGCGGGTGCTGGCCGGCTGGGACGAGGACGACACGTTCCGGGCCTCGGTCACCCAGCGCGACGACGCCCCCGAGTTCGTGTTCTACGACGGCCCGCCGTTCGCGAACGGTCTCCCGCACTACGGCCACCTCCTCACGGGGTACGTCAAGGACCTGGTCCCGCGGTTCCAGACCATGCGCGGCAAGAAGGTCGAGCGCCGATTCGGCTGGGACTGTCACGGGCTGCCCGCCGAACTCGAGGCGGAGAAGCAACTCGGCATCAAGGACAAGGCCGAGATCGACGTCATGGGTCTCGAGAAGTTCAACGAGTACTGCAAGTCGTCGGTGCTGCGCTACACGGACGAGTGGCGCGACTATGTCACCCGTCAGGCCCGGTGGGTCGACTTCGACAACGACTACAAGACCCTGGACCTCGACTTCATGGAGTCGGTCATGTGGGCGTTCAAGGAACTGTTCGACAAGGGCCTGATCTACCAGGGCTTCCGCGTGCTGCCGTACAGCTGGTACGAGCAGACGCCGCTGTCGAACCAGGAGACGCGGCTCGACGACGCGTACAAGATGCGCCAGGATCCGGCCGTCACGGTCGACATGCCACTGCGCGGTGAGGGACCGCTCGACGGCGCCAACGCCATCATCTGGACCACCACCCCGTGGACGCTGCCGTCCAACCTCGCCGTCGCGGTCCACCCGGACATCGACTACGTGCAGGTCGCGGGTGGCGACGGGAAGCGTTACGTACTCGCGAAGGACCGGCTGGGGCACTATGCCCGCGAACTCGGCGAGGCGCCCGAGGTGCTGTCCGAGCACAAGGGCTCCGAGCTCGTCGGGCTCAGCTACGACCCGCCGTTCGACTTCTTCGCCGGCCACGACAACGCGCACCGGGTGCTGTCCGCCGACTACGTGACCACCGAGTCCGGCACCGGAATCGTGCACATGGCACCGGCTTTCGGTGAAGAGGACTACGACTACTGCGTCCGCAACGGCATCGAACTGGTGCAGCCGCTCGACCCGGGCGGCAAGTTCACGGCGATGGTGCCGCCGTACGAGGGTCTGCTGGTGTTCGACGCGAACCCGGTGATCATCAAGGACCTCAAGGCTGCTGGAAAGTTGCTGCGGCACGAGACGATCGAGCACTCGTACCCGCACAGCTGGCGCAGCGGGCAGCCGCTGATCTACATGGCCGTCCCCTCGTGGTTCGTCGCCGTCACCAAGTTCCGCGACCGCATGGTGGAGCTGAACCAGGACATCACCTGGGTGCCCGAGCACATCCGCGACGGACAGTTCGGCAAGTGGCTCGAGGGTGCCCGCGACTGGAACATCAGCCGCAACCGGTACTGGGGCAGCCCGATTCCGGTGTGGGTGTCCGACGATCCGGCGTACCCGCGCACCGACGTGTACGGCTCCCTCGACGAACTCGAGCGTGACTTCGGGGTGCGGCCGACGGATCTGCACCGCCCGATGATCGACGACCTGGTGCGCCCGAACCCGGACGACCCGACCGGCAAGTCGATGATGCGCCGCGTGCCGGAGGTCCTCGACTGCTGGTTCGAGTCCGGGTCGATGCCGTACGCGCAGGTGCACTACCCGTTCGAGAACCGGGAGTGGTTCGACTCCCATTTCCCGGGCGATTTCATCGTCGAGTACAACGGGCAGACCCGCGGCTGGTTCTACACGCTGCACGTGCTGGCGACGGCGCTGTTCGATCGTCCCGCGTTCAAGACCGTTGCGGCCCACGGCATCGTCCTGGGCGAGGACGGCCTGAAGATGAGCAAGTCCAAGGGCAACTACCCGGACGTGAAGGAGGTGTTCGAGCGCGACGGCTCCGACGCCATGCGCTGGTTCCTCATGTCCTCGCCCATCCTGCGCGGCGGAAACCTCGTCGTCACCGAGCAGGGCATCCGCGAGGGTGTCCGGCAGGCGCTGCTGCCGCTGTGGAACGCGTGGAGTTTCCTGCAGTTGTACGCGCCGACGTCCGGTGAGTGGCGCACGGATTCGACGAACGTCCTGGACCGGTACATCCTCGCGAAGCTGGCGGGCACCCGGGACGTCATCACCGACGCGCTCGAGACGAACGACATCGCAGGGGCGTGCGACGAACTGCGCACGTTCTGCGACGCGTTGACGAACTGGTATGTGCGGCGGTCGCGTTCGCGCTTCTGGGACGAGGACGCCGAGGCCGTCGACACCCTGCACACCGTGCTCGAGGTGGTCACCCGGCTCGCCGCTCCGTTGCTGCCCCTGATCAGTGAGGTGATCTGGCGGGGGCTGACCGGCGGACGGTCGGTGCACCTCGCGGACTGGCCGGCCCAGGGTGAGCTGCCCGCGGATGCGGAGCTGGTGTCGGCCATGGACGAGGTCCGGTCGGTGTGCTCGACGGTGCTGGGTCTGCGCAAGGCGCAGAACCTGCGGGTGCGGTTGCCGTTGCCCGAGGTGACGGTCGCCGCCGAGGACGCGGAGCGGCTGCGCCCGTACCTCGGCCTGATCGCCGACGAGGTCAACGTCAAGAAGGTCGACCTCACCACCGACGTGGACGTGCACGGCCGCTTCGAGCTCGTCGTCAACGCGCGCGCCGCGGGGCCGCGGCTGGGCAAGGACGTGCAGACCGTCATCAAGGCCGTGAAGGCCGGTGACTGGTCGGAGAATTCGGACGGCGTCGTCGTCGCGGCGGGGATCGAGTTGCTGCCGGAGGAGTACACGCAGCGTCTGGTCGCCGCCGAGCCGGAGTCGACGGCGGCCCTGCCCGACGGTGCCGGTCTGGTGGTCCTGGACTCGGCGGTCACCGAGGAACTGGAAGCCGAGGGCTGGGCGAAGGACCGGATCCGCGAGTTGCAGGACGCGCGCCGCGCGGCCGGGCTCGAGGTGTCCGACCGGATCACCGTCGTCCTCGACGTGCCCGCGGAACGGCGGGACTGGGCGCTGGCGCACCGGGAACTGATCGCGGGTGAGATCCTCGCCGTCCAGCTGGAACTGGCCGAGGCGCCGACCGATGCCGTGGAACTCGGCGAGGGTGTGCGGGCGGCGATCACGAAGGCGTGA
- a CDS encoding DNA polymerase IV, producing MLHLDMDAFFASVEQLTRPTLRGRPVLVGGLGGRGVVAGASYEARVFGARSAMPMHQARRLVGPGAVVLPPRGRLYGMLSKSVFDALRGPMPVLEQLSMDEAFGEPTELAGADAATVQRYCEGLRALVLEETGLVASIGAGSGKQVAKIASGLAKPDGITVISPDEQHAVLDELPVRKLWGIGPVAEEKLKRLGIETIGGFARTPESEVASILGTTIGPGLHRLAQGIDNRPVAERAESKQVSAETTFATDIVTMADLRSAVESSAASAFVRLQKDGRAARTVVLKLKKADMSILTRSVTLPYATLDRQILVAAAQRQVIDPIELGPVRLVGVGFAGLSTVRQGSLFPELDLDVPGYQESKITEAGGDDGLSAAVPAPARAIDTRWHPGLDVVHPDFGHGWVQGAGHGVVTVRFETRTTGPGKAHTFKEDDGQLETADVEGSLA from the coding sequence GTGCTGCACCTCGACATGGACGCGTTCTTCGCGTCGGTCGAGCAGCTCACCCGGCCGACGCTCCGCGGCCGCCCGGTTCTCGTCGGCGGTCTCGGCGGACGGGGTGTCGTCGCCGGGGCCAGTTACGAGGCGCGGGTGTTCGGCGCGCGGTCGGCCATGCCGATGCATCAGGCGCGGAGGCTGGTGGGTCCGGGTGCGGTGGTGCTGCCGCCGCGGGGCCGGCTGTACGGCATGCTGAGCAAGTCCGTGTTCGACGCGCTCCGCGGGCCGATGCCGGTGCTCGAGCAACTGTCGATGGACGAGGCGTTCGGTGAACCCACCGAACTGGCCGGAGCGGATGCGGCCACGGTGCAACGCTATTGCGAGGGCCTGCGGGCCCTGGTTCTCGAGGAGACGGGGCTGGTCGCGTCCATCGGCGCCGGGTCGGGGAAACAGGTGGCCAAGATCGCGTCCGGTCTGGCCAAACCCGACGGGATCACGGTGATTTCGCCGGACGAGCAGCACGCGGTGCTGGACGAGCTTCCGGTGCGGAAGCTGTGGGGCATCGGCCCGGTCGCGGAGGAGAAACTGAAGCGGCTCGGCATCGAGACCATCGGCGGTTTCGCGCGGACCCCCGAATCGGAGGTCGCATCCATTCTGGGCACCACGATCGGACCGGGCCTGCACCGGTTGGCGCAGGGCATCGACAATCGGCCCGTCGCCGAACGCGCGGAGTCGAAACAGGTCAGTGCGGAGACGACTTTCGCCACCGACATCGTCACGATGGCGGACTTGCGAAGTGCCGTCGAGTCGAGCGCGGCGTCGGCGTTCGTGCGCCTGCAGAAGGACGGCCGGGCCGCGCGCACGGTGGTGCTGAAGCTGAAGAAGGCGGACATGAGCATTCTGACGCGTTCGGTCACGCTGCCCTACGCGACGCTCGACCGTCAGATTCTGGTCGCGGCCGCGCAGCGTCAGGTGATCGACCCGATCGAACTCGGGCCGGTGCGTCTGGTCGGGGTGGGGTTCGCCGGACTGTCGACGGTGCGTCAGGGCTCGCTGTTCCCCGAACTGGACCTGGACGTCCCGGGGTACCAGGAGTCGAAGATCACGGAGGCGGGCGGTGACGACGGCCTGTCCGCGGCAGTCCCCGCACCCGCCCGGGCGATCGACACGCGGTGGCATCCCGGTCTCGATGTGGTGCACCCGGACTTCGGCCACGGCTGGGTGCAGGGTGCGGGGCACGGTGTCGTGACCGTGCGATTCGAAACGCGCACAACGGGTCCGGGCAAGGCCCACACGTTCAAGGAGGACGACGGGCAACTCGAGACGGCCGATGTGGAAGGCTCGCTCGCGTGA
- a CDS encoding sensor domain-containing protein: MRRGPVAAACSLLAVLALSACSSNASGDAGDAGSLEPLGPVVTAAPDAAGTPFADRAALKAALLDVGDLPVGFTPVPDPEEDLGLPPASESADSDKSSTDPADCAAVLSPVADQRPGAPASASGWFTGPGFATIDQDAASYATGADAAQAFAAVQDRLAGCTQYSGTDADGVQVQYRIGGREQQPSGDASTAFRLVTTSEGVSLVSDVVVVVVGSTVTQLVATGQDPIDAGVFGDLTNTAVAKLAPAPAG; encoded by the coding sequence ATGCGCCGCGGACCCGTCGCCGCCGCCTGCTCCCTGCTGGCCGTGCTCGCACTGTCGGCGTGCTCGTCGAACGCGTCCGGCGACGCAGGCGACGCCGGATCGCTGGAGCCGCTCGGTCCGGTCGTGACCGCCGCGCCGGACGCGGCGGGCACGCCGTTCGCCGATCGGGCCGCGCTGAAGGCGGCGCTCCTCGACGTCGGCGACCTACCGGTCGGCTTCACCCCGGTGCCCGATCCCGAGGAGGATCTGGGTTTGCCGCCGGCGTCGGAGTCGGCGGATTCCGACAAGTCGAGCACGGATCCCGCGGACTGCGCCGCGGTGCTGTCACCGGTCGCGGACCAGCGCCCGGGAGCGCCGGCGTCCGCGTCCGGCTGGTTCACCGGCCCGGGCTTCGCGACCATCGACCAGGACGCGGCGAGCTACGCCACCGGCGCCGACGCGGCCCAGGCCTTCGCCGCGGTGCAGGACCGGCTCGCGGGATGCACCCAGTACAGCGGCACGGACGCCGACGGCGTGCAGGTGCAGTACCGGATCGGGGGCCGCGAGCAGCAGCCCTCGGGCGACGCGTCGACGGCGTTCCGGCTCGTCACCACCAGCGAGGGCGTCAGTCTCGTCTCGGACGTGGTGGTGGTCGTCGTCGGCAGCACCGTCACTCAACTGGTCGCGACGGGACAGGACCCGATCGACGCCGGCGTCTTCGGCGACCTGACGAACACCGCCGTGGCGAAGCTCGCGCCCGCACCCGCCGGCTGA
- the lspA gene encoding signal peptidase II has translation MDDERVSQDPTAENETDAEDRNDGDASGAVAPRPAKHQRRLLLFAIAGTILATDLLTKILAVANIEPGRPVWLIGDLVSLRLVRNPGAAFSMATGMTWLLTLVAVGVVIGVVRIGRTLRSPWWALGLGLVLGGALGNLVDRFFRAPGVMQGHVVDFVSVGWWPVFNVADSAIVCGAILLVVLTLVGLEPDGTRKGEEK, from the coding sequence GTGGATGATGAACGGGTGAGTCAAGACCCCACGGCAGAGAACGAGACCGACGCCGAAGACCGGAACGACGGTGACGCGTCCGGCGCCGTAGCCCCCCGGCCGGCGAAGCATCAGCGCAGGCTGCTGCTGTTCGCGATCGCAGGGACGATCCTCGCGACCGACCTGCTGACGAAGATCCTCGCCGTCGCCAACATCGAGCCCGGGCGCCCGGTCTGGCTGATCGGGGACCTGGTCTCGCTGCGGCTCGTGCGCAACCCCGGCGCGGCGTTCTCCATGGCCACCGGCATGACGTGGCTACTCACCCTCGTCGCCGTGGGTGTGGTGATCGGCGTCGTCCGCATCGGCCGGACGCTGCGGTCGCCGTGGTGGGCGCTCGGTCTCGGGCTCGTGCTCGGGGGTGCCCTCGGCAATCTCGTCGACCGGTTCTTCCGGGCCCCCGGAGTGATGCAGGGGCACGTCGTCGATTTCGTCTCCGTCGGCTGGTGGCCGGTGTTCAACGTCGCGGACTCCGCGATCGTGTGCGGTGCGATCCTGCTCGTCGTGCTCACCCTGGTGGGGCTGGAACCGGACGGAACACGCAAGGGGGAAGAGAAGTGA